From Halobacterium sp. R2-5, the proteins below share one genomic window:
- a CDS encoding type 1 glutamine amidotransferase domain-containing protein — protein MPSALFVVSEEGYWGEECVEPLTTLDSEGFDITVATPSGSPPVLDERSADPENVGEETAEWVRDVHENDERLNDPVSVTEVEAADYDTVVFPGGHGTEWDVNQDVDARRLLRNAVEGDSEKALVVCHAAGILAFTRDSDGGFLVDGRDVTGFPNEWEEGIVDDHDRMPDGRKLPYWVADEVEAAGGNWDAELDADTSVTVDGDLVTARGPESSSAAAETLLDELDA, from the coding sequence ATGCCGTCTGCACTATTCGTCGTCAGCGAAGAAGGCTACTGGGGAGAGGAGTGCGTCGAGCCGCTCACCACCCTCGACAGCGAGGGCTTCGACATCACGGTCGCGACGCCGAGCGGGTCGCCGCCGGTGCTCGACGAGCGCTCGGCGGACCCCGAGAACGTCGGCGAGGAGACCGCCGAGTGGGTACGAGACGTCCACGAGAACGACGAGCGCCTCAACGACCCGGTCTCCGTCACCGAGGTCGAGGCCGCGGACTACGACACCGTCGTGTTCCCGGGCGGCCACGGCACCGAGTGGGACGTCAATCAGGACGTCGACGCCCGCCGTCTCCTCCGGAACGCCGTGGAGGGCGACAGCGAGAAGGCGCTGGTCGTCTGTCACGCGGCCGGTATCCTCGCGTTCACGCGGGACAGCGACGGCGGCTTCCTCGTCGACGGCCGCGACGTCACCGGCTTCCCGAACGAGTGGGAGGAAGGCATCGTCGACGACCACGACCGGATGCCCGACGGCCGCAAGCTCCCGTACTGGGTCGCCGACGAGGTCGAGGCCGCGGGCGGCAACTGGGACGCCGAACTCGACGCCGACACGAGCGTCACCGTCGACGGTGACCTCGTGACCGCGCGGGGCCCCGAGTCCTCCAGCGCGGCCGCCGAGACGCTGCTCGACGAACTCGACGCGTAA
- a CDS encoding Na(+)/H(+) antiporter subunit D, with protein sequence MAPIVPPFVPILLAAILLPIVGRRAGHAFGVLATVAIIPYVWLVPEGAYFPVQLFGFDAYLFNVDAFSRIMGLSYGVIGSAGALYSYASDADAMQTAYALGYVGTSAGAVFGGDWLTLIFFWELMAVTSTLLVWHHGGLAVRAGFRYALAHGISGTLLLAAIVWHFVETGTFLFASVPGGPEAAGMAGAVAPLLAVVGIGINGGFVGLHAWIPDTYPRPHIAASVFLSVFTTKTAVYGLYRAFPDGHIAIAFMGGAMAVFGATMALLQNDMRRLLSYHIQSQAGYMVAGVGLSGALATAGAFGHVFNNFLYKSLLFMIAGVVIYRTGEESLKKVGGLASEMPVTTLAFAIAALSIAGFPGFNGFVSKGMVIAAAHYKHIDILWYLLLAGGVGTFLSFIKFGYYAFLHGEYDGDVLDANRGQSVAMLSLSALCVLFGVYPPAMFAVVPFGAELDFHVFTVGHLQEGFGLAAAGVIGFAILKKPLKKIGRVPDVDRLYNPVLFYGTRYFVVGVTELYAAVDRAVVRASKASVAAAKAPDAVVGRLAESDRVSLRADMSASILLVVVVVAVALALLL encoded by the coding sequence ATGGCCCCCATCGTCCCGCCGTTCGTCCCCATCCTGCTGGCGGCGATTCTGCTGCCCATCGTCGGGCGCCGCGCCGGCCACGCGTTCGGCGTGCTCGCGACCGTTGCCATCATCCCGTACGTCTGGCTCGTGCCCGAGGGCGCGTACTTCCCGGTCCAGCTGTTCGGGTTCGACGCGTACCTGTTCAACGTCGACGCGTTCTCCCGCATCATGGGGCTGTCGTACGGCGTCATCGGCTCCGCGGGCGCGCTGTACTCGTACGCCAGCGACGCCGACGCGATGCAGACCGCGTACGCGCTCGGCTACGTCGGCACCAGCGCCGGCGCCGTCTTCGGCGGCGACTGGCTCACGCTCATCTTCTTCTGGGAGCTGATGGCCGTCACCAGCACGCTGCTCGTCTGGCACCACGGGGGCCTCGCGGTCCGCGCGGGCTTCCGGTACGCGCTCGCGCACGGCATCAGCGGCACGCTGCTGCTCGCCGCCATCGTCTGGCACTTCGTCGAGACCGGGACGTTCCTGTTCGCCTCGGTCCCCGGCGGCCCCGAGGCCGCGGGGATGGCGGGCGCCGTCGCGCCGCTGCTCGCCGTCGTCGGCATCGGCATCAACGGCGGGTTCGTCGGGCTGCACGCGTGGATCCCCGACACGTACCCGCGGCCCCACATCGCCGCGAGCGTCTTCCTCAGCGTCTTCACCACGAAGACGGCCGTCTACGGGCTCTATCGGGCGTTCCCCGACGGCCACATCGCCATCGCGTTCATGGGCGGCGCGATGGCCGTCTTCGGCGCGACGATGGCGCTCCTCCAGAACGACATGCGCCGGCTGCTGTCCTACCACATCCAATCCCAGGCCGGCTACATGGTCGCCGGCGTCGGCCTCAGCGGCGCGCTCGCGACCGCCGGCGCGTTCGGCCACGTGTTCAACAACTTCCTCTACAAGAGCCTGCTGTTCATGATCGCCGGCGTGGTCATCTACCGCACCGGCGAGGAGAGCCTGAAGAAGGTCGGCGGGCTCGCCAGCGAGATGCCCGTCACGACGCTGGCGTTCGCCATCGCCGCGCTGTCCATCGCCGGCTTCCCCGGGTTCAACGGCTTCGTCTCGAAGGGGATGGTCATCGCAGCCGCCCACTACAAGCACATCGATATCCTGTGGTACCTGCTGCTGGCGGGCGGCGTCGGCACGTTCCTCTCCTTCATCAAGTTCGGCTACTACGCGTTCCTCCACGGTGAGTACGACGGCGACGTGCTCGACGCGAACCGCGGGCAGAGCGTCGCGATGCTCTCTCTGTCCGCGCTCTGCGTGTTGTTCGGCGTCTACCCGCCCGCGATGTTCGCCGTCGTGCCGTTCGGCGCCGAACTCGACTTCCACGTGTTCACCGTCGGCCACCTCCAGGAGGGCTTCGGCCTCGCGGCGGCCGGGGTCATCGGCTTCGCCATCCTCAAGAAGCCGCTGAAGAAGATTGGCCGCGTCCCCGACGTCGACCGCCTGTACAACCCCGTGCTCTTCTACGGCACGCGGTACTTCGTCGTCGGCGTCACCGAACTGTACGCCGCCGTCGACCGCGCGGTCGTGCGCGCATCGAAGGCGTCGGTCGCGGCGGCCAAGGCTCCGGACGCCGTCGTCGGGCGACTCGCCGAGAGCGACCGCGTCTCCCTGCGCGCGGACATGAGCGCGAGCATCCTGCTCGTGGTCGTCGTCGTCGCCGTCGCGCTCGCGCTCCTGCTGTAA
- a CDS encoding proton-conducting transporter membrane subunit → MTEITSIRPLAAVLVSAVAVVPILASRDRPNVREAWTVLAALAKFGLVASMVPAVLAGDVYATKLGQFVPYVEFTLRADALGLLFAFLASTLWVVTSFYSIGYMRGLDEGHQTRYFAAFAASVSSAVGVAFASNLVVLYVFYELLTVATYPLVAHDGTDEARAAGRKYLAYTFGGGVAVLAGTLLVVYLTGTTTFTAGGIAALANADPTLARAAFALLVTGFGVKAALMPLHSWLPDAMVAPTPVSGLLHAVAVVKSGVFGVARVLLDVFGIDLVAALDVGTLLAVVAAFTLVTASVIALRQDNLKRRLAFSTVSQLSYIVLGVAVGASAAGGDAARWALIGGLLHIPAHAFMKLTLFFCAGAIHVETHTDDISDMAGIGRRMPLTMGAFAVAAAGMAGIPMVAGFVSKYYLLIGTVATGDVVFTTALLLSGVLNIAYFWPVVYTAFFETAEDSDEKPLVSGVFGGRFARGARTDGGHADDHGPFERRAANGAESTWFMLGPILFAAAGSVALGVVPDAAVFLQIVREAVSTATAMGVAG, encoded by the coding sequence ATGACTGAAATCACTTCCATCCGGCCACTCGCTGCGGTGCTCGTGTCGGCCGTCGCGGTCGTCCCGATTCTGGCGTCCCGCGACCGCCCGAACGTCCGCGAGGCGTGGACCGTGCTGGCGGCGCTGGCGAAGTTCGGGCTGGTGGCGAGCATGGTGCCCGCCGTCCTCGCCGGCGACGTCTACGCCACCAAACTCGGGCAGTTCGTCCCGTACGTCGAGTTCACGCTGCGCGCGGACGCCCTCGGCCTGCTGTTCGCGTTCCTCGCGAGCACCCTGTGGGTGGTCACGAGCTTCTACAGCATCGGCTACATGCGCGGGCTCGACGAGGGCCACCAGACGCGGTACTTCGCGGCGTTCGCCGCCAGCGTCTCCTCCGCCGTGGGGGTCGCGTTCGCGTCGAACCTCGTCGTCCTCTACGTGTTCTACGAGCTGCTGACGGTCGCGACGTACCCGCTGGTCGCCCACGACGGCACCGACGAGGCGCGCGCCGCCGGCCGCAAGTACCTCGCGTACACGTTCGGCGGCGGCGTCGCCGTGCTCGCGGGCACGCTGCTGGTCGTCTACCTCACCGGGACGACGACGTTCACCGCGGGCGGCATCGCCGCACTCGCGAACGCGGACCCGACGCTCGCCCGCGCGGCGTTCGCGCTGCTCGTCACCGGGTTCGGCGTGAAGGCGGCGCTGATGCCGCTGCACTCGTGGCTGCCCGACGCGATGGTCGCGCCGACGCCCGTCTCCGGGCTGCTGCACGCGGTCGCGGTCGTCAAGTCCGGCGTGTTCGGCGTCGCGCGCGTCCTGCTGGACGTGTTCGGCATCGACCTCGTCGCAGCCCTCGACGTCGGCACTCTACTGGCGGTGGTCGCCGCGTTCACGCTCGTCACCGCGAGCGTCATCGCGCTCCGACAGGACAACCTCAAACGCCGGCTCGCGTTCTCGACGGTGAGCCAGCTATCCTACATCGTGCTCGGTGTCGCCGTCGGCGCCTCCGCGGCGGGCGGCGACGCCGCACGCTGGGCGCTCATCGGCGGGCTCCTGCACATCCCCGCGCACGCCTTCATGAAACTCACCCTGTTCTTCTGCGCGGGCGCGATTCACGTCGAGACCCACACCGACGACATCTCGGACATGGCGGGCATCGGCCGCCGGATGCCGCTCACGATGGGCGCGTTCGCCGTCGCCGCCGCCGGCATGGCCGGCATCCCGATGGTCGCCGGGTTCGTGAGCAAGTACTACCTGCTCATCGGCACCGTCGCCACCGGCGACGTCGTGTTCACGACCGCGCTGCTGCTGTCCGGGGTGCTCAACATCGCGTACTTCTGGCCGGTCGTCTACACCGCGTTCTTCGAGACGGCCGAAGACTCCGACGAGAAACCGCTCGTCTCGGGCGTGTTCGGCGGCCGGTTCGCCCGCGGGGCACGCACGGACGGCGGGCACGCCGACGACCACGGCCCGTTCGAACGCCGCGCGGCGAACGGCGCGGAGTCGACGTGGTTCATGCTCGGGCCGATCCTGTTCGCGGCCGCGGGCTCCGTCGCGCTCGGCGTCGTGCCGGACGCCGCCGTGTTCCTGCAGATCGTGCGTGAAGCGGTTTCGACGGCCACGGCCATGGGGGTGGCGGGCTGA
- the hpt gene encoding hypoxanthine/guanine phosphoribosyltransferase: MDRLKQSLLDAPIIEKDGYHYFVHPISDGVPVLEPGLLREIVIRIIRKAELEDVDKIVTPAAMGIHISTAVSLMTDIPLVVIRKREYGLPGEVGLHQETGYSENEMYINDVSEGDRVLVLDDVLSTGGTLLSITTALDDIGADVADVVAVIKKTGPNELEESGVDVKTLINVDVQDGDVVIVDEHGDG; encoded by the coding sequence ATGGATAGGCTCAAGCAGTCGCTGCTCGACGCGCCCATCATCGAGAAAGACGGGTACCACTACTTCGTCCACCCAATCAGCGACGGCGTCCCGGTGCTCGAACCCGGCCTCCTCCGGGAGATCGTCATCCGCATCATCCGGAAGGCCGAGCTCGAAGACGTCGACAAGATCGTGACGCCCGCCGCGATGGGCATCCACATCTCTACTGCGGTCTCGCTGATGACCGACATCCCGCTGGTCGTCATCCGCAAGCGCGAGTACGGCCTCCCCGGCGAAGTCGGCCTCCACCAGGAGACCGGCTACTCCGAGAACGAGATGTACATCAACGACGTCAGCGAGGGCGACCGCGTGCTCGTCCTCGACGACGTGCTCTCGACGGGCGGGACGCTGCTGTCGATTACGACTGCCCTCGACGACATCGGCGCGGACGTCGCCGACGTCGTCGCGGTCATCAAGAAGACCGGCCCGAACGAGCTCGAGGAGAGCGGCGTCGACGTGAAGACGCTCATCAACGTCGACGTGCAGGACGGCGACGTCGTCATCGTCGACGAGCACGGCGACGGGTAG
- a CDS encoding HAH_0734 family protein, with protein MKRLIIHGDPGVRRDGIIEYDGEEKHLFQVTRNGDWHGPDEVQLWCVIGDEDEFEDYEKRNFVPHWLDVETADAEDIEVVKRAGDLAV; from the coding sequence ATGAAGCGCCTCATCATCCACGGGGACCCCGGCGTGCGCCGCGACGGCATCATCGAGTACGACGGCGAGGAGAAACACCTCTTCCAGGTGACCCGGAACGGCGACTGGCACGGCCCCGACGAGGTGCAGCTGTGGTGTGTCATCGGCGACGAGGACGAATTCGAGGACTACGAGAAGCGCAACTTCGTCCCGCACTGGCTCGACGTCGAAACCGCGGACGCCGAGGACATCGAAGTCGTCAAGCGCGCCGGCGACCTCGCGGTTTAG
- a CDS encoding MnhB domain-containing protein — protein MSDAEAENLDTVDDRGSYVESPIIMATVRVVAPFVFTYGLYLMFHGADSSGGGFQGGVVVATVMLMLGIAFGIDPLREWVRPATLVVIVSLGVGAFLAIGFATMLPPFDGAFLEYLAFGFHHDSKYGIEAVELFIGVIVASTITGLFFAIDAGKEGGDNE, from the coding sequence ATGAGCGACGCCGAAGCGGAGAACCTGGACACCGTCGACGACCGCGGCTCGTACGTCGAGAGCCCGATCATCATGGCGACGGTGCGCGTCGTCGCGCCGTTCGTGTTCACGTACGGCCTCTACCTGATGTTCCACGGCGCCGACTCCTCCGGCGGCGGGTTCCAGGGCGGCGTCGTCGTCGCCACCGTGATGTTGATGCTCGGCATCGCGTTCGGCATCGACCCGCTCCGCGAGTGGGTTCGCCCGGCGACGCTCGTCGTCATCGTCTCGCTGGGCGTCGGCGCGTTCCTCGCAATCGGGTTCGCGACGATGCTCCCGCCGTTCGACGGCGCGTTCCTCGAGTACCTCGCGTTCGGCTTCCACCACGACAGCAAGTACGGCATCGAAGCGGTCGAACTGTTCATCGGCGTCATCGTCGCCAGCACCATCACCGGCCTCTTCTTCGCCATCGACGCCGGCAAGGAGGGAGGTGACAACGAATGA
- a CDS encoding DUF4040 domain-containing protein, translating into MNVELPLLAFVLGTALATAVLRDVLGAIIAFATYSLAIAVVWVVLQAPDVALTEAAVGAGVTTVLFLLTIAKTVRPSGDRVLERLHWPALGVSVLLVAVLATTLGALPAVGDPNSTVITSEVTQYYLANAYEEAGVQNAVTAVLASYRGFDTLGEAVVVYSAGVGLLVVLGREVFA; encoded by the coding sequence ATGAACGTCGAACTCCCGCTGCTGGCGTTCGTGCTCGGCACCGCGCTCGCGACCGCCGTCCTCCGTGACGTCCTCGGCGCCATCATCGCGTTCGCGACGTACAGCCTCGCCATCGCCGTCGTCTGGGTCGTCCTGCAGGCGCCCGACGTCGCGCTCACCGAGGCCGCGGTCGGCGCCGGCGTCACCACCGTCCTCTTCCTGTTGACCATCGCGAAGACGGTGCGGCCGTCGGGCGACCGCGTGCTCGAACGGCTACACTGGCCGGCGCTCGGCGTCTCGGTACTCCTGGTCGCGGTGCTCGCGACCACGCTCGGCGCGCTCCCCGCGGTCGGCGACCCGAACTCCACCGTCATCACCTCGGAGGTGACGCAGTACTACCTCGCGAACGCGTACGAGGAAGCCGGCGTGCAGAACGCCGTCACCGCGGTGCTCGCGAGCTACCGCGGGTTCGACACCCTCGGGGAGGCGGTCGTCGTCTACTCCGCCGGCGTCGGCCTGCTGGTCGTCCTCGGCAGGGAGGTGTTCGCATGA
- a CDS encoding cation:proton antiporter subunit C, with protein sequence MIDILVTRDYYFAAFLLLGIGTYVMIASQNLVKKVIGMNLFQTGIFLFFIASAYVEGGTSPVLTGSEPFVSPLPHVLILTAIVVGVALTAVALGMIVRIYAEYGTLTEDTIEEVRGSE encoded by the coding sequence ATGATAGACATACTCGTCACTCGCGACTACTACTTCGCGGCGTTCCTGCTGCTCGGCATCGGGACGTACGTGATGATCGCGTCCCAGAACCTCGTGAAGAAAGTCATCGGCATGAACCTCTTCCAGACGGGCATCTTCCTGTTCTTCATCGCGTCGGCGTACGTGGAGGGCGGCACGTCGCCCGTGCTGACGGGCAGCGAGCCGTTCGTCAGCCCGCTGCCGCACGTACTCATCCTCACCGCTATCGTCGTCGGCGTGGCGCTGACGGCGGTCGCGCTCGGGATGATCGTCCGCATCTACGCGGAGTACGGCACGCTCACCGAGGACACCATCGAGGAGGTGCGTGGCAGTGAGTGA
- a CDS encoding monovalent cation/H+ antiporter subunit D family protein encodes MSDLAPLTVAVPILASVVALLAGLVRSRSGWAVALVASVAQLAIALQLAAIAFSEGTIRYVVGGFEVPYGIELVVDGLTATMLALVAVVSLGVLAYARRAGPRGNPFYAVYLLLVAGLSGMSVTGDLFNMYVFLEITGLAAYVLVASGDRGRSALAALKYLLVGTVGASLFLLGIGYAYIDTGTLNMVDIGSKLGDADPVLVHGAFALIVVGLFIKVAVFPLHTWQPDAYAGAPDSVSAFISALVSTVAAYALLRIVYTVFGAGFVDANELGTAILVAGATVSIVVGSLLAVSQSEVKRMLAYSSVSQFGLVVAGIAIGNVTALTGAVVHLVGHAIMKGGLFLTAGLLASETGARRVDEFEGLVQKSPVGAGAFAVLAFAMVGVPPTIGFAGKWYIAVGAAESGSWALLAVIVASTLLTLAYFARLVERMFFREPSVDPAAEPVADGGAETPESVSAGMYVSVVAAAVLAVALGFAVFGYGEHLQPTIEALLS; translated from the coding sequence GTGAGTGACCTCGCCCCCCTCACGGTCGCCGTCCCCATCCTCGCGTCCGTAGTCGCGCTGCTCGCGGGGCTCGTGCGCTCGCGCAGCGGGTGGGCGGTCGCGCTCGTCGCGTCCGTCGCCCAGCTCGCAATCGCTCTCCAGCTCGCGGCTATCGCGTTCTCCGAGGGCACCATCCGGTACGTCGTCGGCGGCTTCGAGGTGCCGTACGGCATCGAGCTCGTCGTCGACGGCCTCACCGCGACGATGCTCGCGCTCGTCGCGGTCGTCTCGCTGGGCGTGCTCGCGTACGCCCGCAGGGCCGGCCCGCGGGGGAACCCGTTCTACGCGGTGTACCTGCTGCTGGTCGCCGGGCTGAGCGGGATGAGCGTCACCGGCGACCTGTTCAACATGTACGTCTTCCTCGAGATCACGGGGCTGGCGGCGTACGTGCTCGTCGCCAGCGGCGACCGCGGGCGGTCGGCGCTCGCGGCGCTGAAGTACCTGCTCGTCGGCACGGTCGGCGCGTCCCTGTTCCTGCTCGGCATCGGGTACGCGTACATCGACACCGGCACGCTGAACATGGTCGACATTGGGTCGAAGCTCGGCGACGCCGACCCCGTGCTCGTCCACGGCGCGTTCGCGCTCATCGTCGTCGGCCTGTTCATCAAGGTCGCCGTGTTCCCGCTGCACACGTGGCAGCCCGACGCGTACGCCGGCGCGCCGGACAGCGTGAGCGCGTTCATCTCCGCGCTCGTCTCCACGGTCGCGGCGTACGCGCTGCTGCGCATCGTCTACACCGTCTTCGGCGCCGGCTTCGTCGACGCCAACGAGCTCGGGACCGCCATCCTCGTCGCGGGCGCGACGGTCAGCATCGTCGTCGGCAGCCTGCTGGCGGTCTCCCAGTCCGAGGTCAAGCGGATGCTCGCGTACTCCTCGGTCTCCCAGTTCGGGCTGGTCGTCGCCGGCATCGCCATCGGGAACGTCACCGCGCTCACGGGCGCGGTCGTCCACCTCGTCGGCCACGCCATCATGAAGGGCGGGCTGTTCCTCACCGCGGGGCTGCTCGCCTCCGAGACCGGCGCGCGCCGCGTCGACGAGTTCGAGGGTCTCGTCCAGAAATCGCCGGTCGGCGCGGGCGCGTTCGCCGTGCTCGCGTTCGCGATGGTGGGCGTCCCGCCGACCATCGGGTTCGCCGGCAAGTGGTACATCGCGGTCGGCGCCGCCGAGTCCGGCTCGTGGGCGCTGCTCGCGGTCATCGTCGCGAGCACGCTGCTCACGCTCGCGTACTTCGCGCGGCTCGTCGAGCGCATGTTCTTCCGCGAGCCGAGCGTCGACCCCGCGGCCGAACCGGTCGCGGACGGCGGCGCGGAGACGCCCGAAAGCGTCTCCGCGGGGATGTACGTGTCCGTCGTCGCCGCGGCCGTGCTCGCGGTGGCGCTCGGATTCGCGGTCTTCGGCTACGGTGAACACCTCCAACCAACCATCGAGGCACTCCTCTCATGA
- a CDS encoding DUF2298 domain-containing protein, giving the protein MEYGVVLKWWLLYQALLVVGLPFAARLLPDAPDRGASLAVPTAVVLLAVPTLWVGQLAFGLWVVVGVAVALVAASAWLARGGVDVPTRPLAEVVAVFTAAFLFLVAIRAAADGVHPYGGEKFLDFGLLQSLLRADRLPPQDFWFAGERVVYYYGGHLMAAMLALVSGTSGRYAYDPALAGFYAMAVTAAYGLASTITAGRFDADPVENSTALGVAGVAFAVLLVALGVPWYYVAAPAAFAAAVLTGSTRVRAGILAAFVYGFASNLVTPVRLLAGTFDVVRRAVAAAGIKSDLAPAISVEEFDMWHASRVVETGINEFPLFAYLNGDLHAHMMSVAVLFLAVGVGLAYARTPATERRRRLALLFGGFPVTAAAILTVNTWSFPAVAGVAMLSVALADADPRTLLPESVATRAERSNSAVQELQRVLLAVVAAVVVAVLGLAVAWPFVRSVLLSGASNQHPAAFPAPTKLGAFLLVHGLFLVSFGAYLVSRVARDGSDWAAAGLAAVALVLFAATFDPVIAGVRVGIVAVLLAGPLLAGAWLLRRRDAVGFEGVLVVAGTGLVVLVEYVYIADAASYERFNTIFKVYAQVWALWSVPAGVALAVLASRTPDASRLRSVGGAALAVVLVVSASVYGGLALAAHANSADDATLDAFEHVDDERPDEGAAIEWLNDRPDQPHIVSAPGSPYSWQNPASSLTGIPTVAGWSHAANYHSQAAYETRVNDVRVVYETDDPVSRAVVLRKHDVRYVWVGPIETDRYDVRVSEEEPGISVAFSNENVTVYEVEQSELVEQES; this is encoded by the coding sequence ATGGAGTACGGCGTCGTCCTGAAGTGGTGGCTGCTCTACCAGGCGCTGCTGGTCGTCGGGCTGCCGTTCGCGGCGCGGCTGCTGCCGGACGCGCCGGACCGCGGGGCGTCGCTGGCGGTGCCGACGGCGGTGGTGTTGCTCGCGGTGCCGACGCTGTGGGTCGGTCAGTTGGCGTTCGGCCTGTGGGTAGTCGTCGGTGTCGCGGTCGCACTGGTCGCGGCGTCGGCGTGGCTGGCGCGCGGCGGCGTCGACGTGCCGACGCGCCCGCTCGCGGAGGTCGTCGCGGTGTTCACTGCGGCGTTCCTGTTCCTGGTAGCGATTCGTGCGGCCGCCGACGGCGTCCACCCGTACGGCGGGGAGAAGTTCCTCGACTTCGGGCTGTTGCAGAGCCTGCTGCGGGCCGACCGGCTGCCGCCGCAGGACTTCTGGTTCGCGGGCGAGCGCGTGGTGTACTACTACGGCGGCCACCTGATGGCCGCGATGCTCGCACTCGTGTCCGGGACGAGCGGGCGGTACGCGTACGACCCGGCGCTCGCGGGGTTCTACGCGATGGCGGTGACGGCGGCGTACGGGCTCGCGAGCACGATTACCGCGGGCCGGTTCGACGCCGACCCCGTGGAGAACTCGACGGCGCTCGGTGTCGCGGGCGTCGCGTTCGCGGTGCTGCTGGTCGCGCTGGGCGTGCCGTGGTACTACGTCGCCGCGCCGGCGGCGTTCGCGGCGGCCGTCCTGACCGGGTCGACTCGCGTCCGGGCGGGGATTCTGGCGGCGTTCGTCTACGGGTTCGCGAGCAACCTCGTGACGCCCGTTCGCCTGCTCGCCGGGACGTTCGACGTGGTGCGGCGCGCGGTCGCGGCTGCGGGCATCAAGTCCGACCTCGCGCCCGCGATTTCGGTCGAGGAGTTCGACATGTGGCACGCGAGCCGCGTGGTGGAGACGGGCATCAACGAGTTCCCGCTGTTCGCGTACCTGAACGGCGACCTGCACGCGCACATGATGAGCGTCGCGGTGCTGTTCCTCGCCGTCGGGGTCGGGCTGGCGTACGCGCGGACGCCCGCCACCGAGCGGCGCCGGCGGCTGGCGCTGCTGTTCGGCGGCTTCCCGGTGACGGCGGCCGCGATTCTGACGGTGAACACGTGGAGCTTCCCCGCGGTCGCGGGCGTGGCGATGCTGAGCGTCGCGCTCGCGGACGCCGACCCGCGGACGCTGCTCCCGGAGTCCGTCGCGACACGCGCGGAGCGGTCGAATTCCGCGGTCCAGGAACTCCAGCGCGTGCTGCTGGCGGTCGTGGCTGCGGTCGTCGTCGCCGTGCTGGGGCTCGCCGTGGCGTGGCCGTTCGTCCGGTCCGTCCTGCTGTCGGGCGCGAGCAACCAGCACCCGGCGGCGTTCCCCGCGCCGACGAAGCTCGGCGCGTTCCTGCTCGTGCACGGTCTGTTCCTCGTCTCGTTCGGCGCGTACCTCGTCTCCCGGGTCGCCCGCGACGGCTCGGACTGGGCGGCCGCGGGGCTGGCTGCCGTCGCGCTGGTGCTGTTCGCGGCGACGTTCGACCCCGTGATCGCGGGCGTCCGCGTGGGAATCGTCGCGGTGCTGCTCGCGGGGCCGCTGCTCGCGGGCGCGTGGCTGTTACGGCGACGCGACGCCGTCGGCTTCGAGGGCGTGCTCGTGGTCGCTGGCACCGGGCTCGTCGTCCTCGTGGAGTACGTCTACATCGCTGACGCGGCGTCCTACGAGCGCTTCAACACGATCTTCAAGGTGTACGCGCAGGTGTGGGCGCTCTGGTCTGTGCCCGCGGGCGTCGCGCTCGCGGTGCTCGCTTCGCGGACGCCGGACGCGTCACGCCTGCGCTCCGTGGGCGGCGCGGCGCTCGCCGTCGTCCTCGTCGTGTCGGCGTCCGTCTACGGCGGGCTGGCGCTCGCGGCGCACGCGAACAGCGCGGACGACGCGACGCTCGACGCCTTCGAGCACGTCGACGACGAGCGCCCCGACGAGGGCGCCGCTATCGAGTGGCTGAACGACAGGCCGGACCAGCCCCACATCGTCTCCGCGCCCGGGTCGCCGTACTCGTGGCAGAACCCCGCGTCGAGTCTCACCGGGATTCCGACCGTCGCGGGCTGGTCCCACGCCGCCAACTACCACAGCCAGGCGGCCTACGAGACTCGGGTCAACGACGTCCGCGTCGTCTACGAGACGGACGACCCGGTCTCGCGGGCCGTCGTCCTCCGGAAGCACGACGTGCGCTACGTCTGGGTCGGACCGATAGAGACCGACCGCTACGACGTCCGCGTCAGCGAGGAAGAACCGGGAATCAGCGTCGCGTTCTCGAACGAGAACGTCACCGTCTACGAGGTCGAGCAGTCGGAACTCGTCGAGCAGGAGAGCTAA